From Uloborus diversus isolate 005 chromosome 8, Udiv.v.3.1, whole genome shotgun sequence, a single genomic window includes:
- the LOC129228239 gene encoding UNC93-like protein, which yields MNEKSKIIKNLVALAFGHFLVFTAFDSLSNLQSTVNQKGGLGIASQSVIYACFTISSFFLPTYFIKNFGCKKTLIISVFSICPYVAANMYPTWSTLIPSAVLSGLAFGPLWAARSTYVNDISFQYSGYTKASISVVNAWFFGLYSFFHENAEIWGNVISYTVLRNHQDLDHFETNETSYFCGSDYCQSGVVIENPNLQPPSTEKWNTLTLIYLCFVLVAGIVVMFVLDPLQSDDSSKDESSDKGFSADLLIATLKHMKNKNQLLLVPLSFYCGLADGFYNSDYTKSYVACEWGISQVGFVTTCYGVVSAVMDCSSGLLVKHLTRVPVFLIAAASHFSMFIVLLAVKPSTGNFSVFFALSGIYGIGASVWWSQITAFYGVIFKENEEAAFSNFYFWSSLGFSIAYAYSDSLCTYVKIYILLVLLIVAIVFYVTVELSLQRNNTIEEKMQTQVIQ from the exons ATGAACGAAAAGTCGAAAATCATAAAAAACCTCGTCGCCTTAGCTTTCGGACACTTCCTGGTCTTCACAGCTTTCGACTCCTTGAGCAACCTCCAAAGTACCGTCAATCAAAAGGGTGGTCTTGGCATCGCCTCTCAATCTGTGATTTACGCCTGTTTCACCATCTCATCCTTTTTCCTTCCAACCTATTTCATCAAGAACTTCGGCTGCAAGAAGACCCTCATCATATCCGTCTTCAGCATCTGTCCCTATGTAGCAGCAAACATGTACCCCACGTGGTCGACCCTCATCCCCTCTGCAGTGCTAAGTGGACTAGCGTTTGGCCCACTATGGGCGGCTAGGAGCACCTACGTCAACGACATTAGCTTCCAGTACTCGGGCTACACGAAGGCTTCCATCAGTGTGGTCAATGCCTGGTTTTTCGGACTGTATTCTTTCTTCCACGAAAATGCAGAGATTTGGGGAAACGTGATATCTTACACAGTTCTTAGAAATCACCAAGATCTTGACCATTTTGAAACTAACGAAACATCATATTTTTGCGGTTCCGATTACTGTCAGAGTGGAGTGGTAATTGAGAATCCGAATCTGCAACCACCATCAACAGAAAAATGGAATACGCTTACTTTGATTTATCTTTGTTTTGTGCTCGTCGCTGGAATTGTCGTAATGTTCGTTTTGGACCCTCTTCAGAGCGACGACTCCAGCAAAGACGAATCTTCTGACAAAGGTTTCTCTGCCGATTTGTTAATTGCTACATTGAAGCATATGAAAAATAAGAACCAGCTGCTTCTTGTACCATTGTCGTTTTATTGTGGTCTTGCTGACGGCTTTTACAACAGCGATTATACAAAg tCCTACGTGGCCTGTGAATGGGGCATCTCACAAGTGGGCTTTGTGACCACTTGCTATGGAGTGGTAAGTGCTGTGATGGATTGTTCATCAGGTCTTCTCGTCAAACATCTGACGCGGGTTCCTGTCTTCCTGATCGCCGCTGCATCTCACTTCTCCATGTTTATTGTTCTCCTCGCCGTCAAGCCCTCTACCGGCAACTTCTCCGTCTTCTTCGCGCTGTCTGGAATCTATGGAATTGGCGCTAGTGTCTGGTGGTCGCAGATTACGG CATTCTATGGTGTTATATTCAAAGAAAACGAAGAAGCCGCCTTTTCTAACTTTTATTTCTGGAGCTCTTTAGGATTTTCAATTGCGTATGCCTACAGTGACTCTCTGTGTACCTACGTGAAGATTTATATCTTGCTGGTgcttcttattgttgcaattgtGTTTTATGTAACTGTAGAATTAAGTCTTCAAAGGAATAACACAATAGAAGAGAAAATGCAAACGCAAGTAATACAATAA